A window of the Gorilla gorilla gorilla isolate KB3781 chromosome 8, NHGRI_mGorGor1-v2.1_pri, whole genome shotgun sequence genome harbors these coding sequences:
- the LCOR gene encoding ligand-dependent corepressor isoform X12: protein MQRMIQQFAAEYTSKNSSTQDPSQPNSTKNQSLPKASPVTTSPTAATTQNPVLSKLLMADQDSPLDLTVRKSQSEPSEQDGVLDLSTKKSPCAGSTSLSHSPGCSSTQGNGRPGRPSQYRPDGLRSGDGVPPRSLQDGTREGFGHSTSLKVPLARSLQISEELLSRNQLSTAASLGPSGLQNHGQHLILSREASWAKPHYEFNLSRMKFRGNGALSNISDLPFLAENSAFPKMALQAKQDGKKDVSHSSPVDLKIPQVRGMDLSWESRTGDQYSYSSLVMGSQTESALSKKLRAILPKQSRKSMLDAGPDSWGSDAEQSTSGQPYPTSDQEGDPGSKQPRKKRGRYRQYNSEILEEAISVVMSGKMSVSKAQSIYGIPHSTLEYKVKERLGTLKNPPKKKMKLMRSEGPDVSVKIELDPQGEAAQSANESKNE, encoded by the exons ATGCAGCGAATGATCCAACAATTTGCTGCTGAATATACCTCAAAAAATAGCTCTACTCAGGACCCCAGCCAGCCCAATAGCACAAAGAACCAAAGCCTGCCGAAAGCATCTCCAGTCACCACCTCTCCCACGGCTGCAACTACTCAGAACCCTGTGCTCAGCAAACTTCTCATGGCTGACCAAGACTCACCTCTGGACCTTACTGTCAGAAAGTCTCAGTCAGAACCTAGCGAACAAG ACGGTGTACTTGATCTGTCCACTAAGAAAAGTCCATGTGCTGGCAGCACTTCCCTGAGCCACTCTCCAGGCTGCTCCAGTACTCAAGGGAACGG GCGACCTGGGAGACCCAGCCAGTACCGCCCAGACGGACTTCGGAGTGGTGATGGGGTACCTCCAAGAAGCTTACAGGATGGAACCAGGGAAGGTTTTGGACACTCCACATCACTCAAAGTTCCACTGGCTCGATCCCTGCAGATTAGTGAAGAACTACTGAGCAGAAACCAATTGTCCACAGCTGCCAGCCTTGGGCCATCTGGATTACAGAATCATGGACAACACTTAATATTATCCAGGGAAGCCTCTTGGGCAAAACCACATTACGAGTTCAACCTCAGCCGTATGAAGTTCAGGGGAAATGGTGCACTCAGCAACATCAGTGACCTTCCTTTTCTTGCAGAAAACTCTGCCTTTCCAAAAATGGCACTTCAAGCAAAACAAGATGGAAAAAAGGATGTGAGCCATTCATCTCCTGTAGATTTAAAGATACCACAAGTTCGAGGAATGGATCTTTCTTGGGAGTCTCGCACTGGTGATCAGTACAGCTATAGCTCTTTGGTAATGGGTTCACAAACGGAGAGCGCGCTTAGTAAAAAATTAAGGGCTATTCTTCCAAAACAAAGTAGAAAAAGCATGTTAGATGCTGGACCCGATTCTTGGGGCTCAGATGCTGAGCAGTCTACCTCTGGACAGCCATATCCCACATCGGATCAAGAAGGAGACCCTGGCTCCAAGCAGCCTCGGAAGAAAAGAGGGCGTTACAGACAGTACAACAGTGAGATACTGGAGGAAGCAATCTCAGTGGTTATGAGTggaaaaatgagtgtttccaaagctCAGAGTATTTATGGGATTCCCCACAGTACACTGGAGTACAAAGTAAAGGAGAGGCTGGGCACTTTGAAAAACCCtccaaagaaaaagatgaaattaatgAGGTCGGAGGGGCCAGATGTTTCTGTAAAGATTGAATTAGATCCCCAGGGAGAGGCAGCACAAAGTGCAAATGAATCAAAAAACGAGTAG